Genomic window (Bacillus pumilus):
GTCGAGAGAACGACTGCGAGCATTGCAGCCATATACAAAGTATGGTGTCCTGTTAAAAAGACGTATTTAAAGGGTGTGAATTTTGCCAATAACAAATTGACCAGCATGCCAAAAATCATAATGAGAGCCGTCTGTGTCCCGAATTCCTTTTGGGCAATAGCCGCCATGGCATCTGTATTTGGGACAACCCCTTGAATATGAAATGCTGCTTCAAACATTTTTCTGAAAACGCCAAGTGAATCAGAGACGACTGTGGCGCCTGCTCCTAATATTAAAAAACCCATCGTTGTTTTTAAGGTGCCTGATACAGTATCGGTAGCTGACTTTTTCTGCAAAAGTAAACCAGCTAGTGCAAACAAACCGATGAGAATGGCCGGTGTGCCCAATATATCGTTCATGATCAGTTCTATCATGATGTAAATCCCCCTTTTTCGTGGCTTAAATGTGTTTACGAAGGACGTCTTTAATGGCTTCCTGGTCTAACAAGTTATTTAATCCAGCGACCGTTCTTGTGCCGTCATCCAGCTGATCGATAATGTCGGTTGCTCCGATATATAGATCGGCCAGTTCATTTTTACTTGTGCTGAGATCGGTATGATCCACTTCAGCTACAAGCCCTAACTCTTCTAATGCTTTTTTGACATTCATTTCTACGATAAAGCTGCTTCCTAATCCGTTCCCGCACACAACAAGAATTTTTTTCATTCTCTTTTTCCTCCTTTATCGTTTTGAAAATTGATTAATTAGTTCTTGAACCGATGCTAATTCACTTGCTTCAACCAATTGCTTCATCCGTTTTTCATCACTTAACAGCATGGTCAGTTGTTTGAGCGCTTTCAGGTGGGTCATACTGTCAATGGCTGCTAGTACGATGACGAGACGAACCTGTTTTTTTTCATCCTTAGAGAAAAAAACGGGCCGCTTGAATGACATGAGTGACATGCTTAATTTGTTCACGCCGTCCTCTGGTCTAGCATGCGGAATGGCTACTTGTGGTGCAATCACAATATAAGGTCCATTTTGATCAACGGATTGAATCATGGCCTCCACATAACCTTTCTGAATGGCATTTTGATCGAGTAAGGGCTGCGCTGCTTTTGTGATGGCCTCTTGCCATGTTTCTGCTGTTTGCTGGAGATGAATGGTTTTTTCTGTTAATAAATCGTTTAACACTGGTTTCCACCCTTTCTGATGGGATACATATGCGGGATGCAGTAGCTCTTTAAGATCACGAAGCAGTGCTTTTTCATTTTGTACGATGGCATGCTGCTGAATGATATTGAATAAAGCGTTCACATTTTTCTCATCAAACCTGATTTCTGCACCTTCCCCATATTGAAGTAAGGTTTTTTTCTCATAGGCAGTGAGAATGGGATGAACGAGGTGAACGGGTTTTCCTTTAAACGAAATAGGTGTTGTTGATACAACAAAGTCAACATCAATGGATGACATTTCTTCATATGAACGCTTTGATAATAGTCCACGCACTTCAATGTAACCGATTAATTCGA
Coding sequences:
- a CDS encoding PTS sugar transporter subunit IIB; translated protein: MKKILVVCGNGLGSSFIVEMNVKKALEELGLVAEVDHTDLSTSKNELADLYIGATDIIDQLDDGTRTVAGLNNLLDQEAIKDVLRKHI